Proteins encoded in a region of the Diospyros lotus cultivar Yz01 chromosome 9, ASM1463336v1, whole genome shotgun sequence genome:
- the LOC127809397 gene encoding COBRA-like protein 1, whose translation MGLVSIVICFALVVSFQSPTYGFDPLDPNGNITIRWDVLQVNDDTQDLLFCNHLFFVLIIRRCKILQVKVNIFNYQLFRHIEHPGWKLSWTWPGDEAIWNIVGAEATEQGDCSAFRGRQVPHCCEKKPVIIDLMPGAPFNKQVANCCKGGVLSSLTQRPDNFGAAFQMSVGSAAVHSGNVTMPVDFTLGLTGYSCGDPFKVPPSKFSEDNGRRRTQALATYNVICSYSQFRAATTPTCCVSLSAFYNESIVPCPMCSCGCQGLSGPKCVKPGDSPAVLQLPHEAPAPLVRCTRHMCPIRVHWHVKLNYREYWRVKITVTNLNYAQNYSQWNLVVLHPSLHTVSQVFSFNYKPLNQYGHINDTGMFYGIQYYNDMLLQAGDNGNVQTEMLLKKEGSNFTFQEGWAFPRKISFNGEDCVMPPPDNYPGVPSTAHLGAPPAAFSITCTSFMSLLLLLVAYVPN comes from the exons ATGGGTTTGGTCTCGATTGTGATTTGCTTCGCTCTCGTCGTCAGTTTTCAGTCGCCAACTT ATGGGTTTGATCCGTTGGATCCGAATGGGAACATTACCATCAGATGGGATGTCTTGCAAGTGAATGACGATACACAAGAT TTACTGTTCTGTAATCATTTGTTCTTTGTTCTGATCATACGTAGATGCAAAATTTTGCAGGTAAAAGTCAACATCTTCAATTACCAGCTCTTCCGGCACATCGAACATCCCGGCTGGAAGCTAAGCTGGACATGGCCGGGCGACGAGGCGATTTGGAACATCGTTGGGGCGGAAGCCACGGAGCAAGGCGATTGCTCGGCGTTCAGAGGCCGGCAAGTTCCCCACTGCTGCGAGAAAAAACCGGTGATCATCGACCTCATGCCCGGAGCCCCCTTCAACAAGCAGGTCGCCAACTGCTGCAAGGGCGGGGTGCTCTCGTCCTTAACCCAACGTCCCGACAATTTCGGCGCCGCCTTCCAGATGAGCGTCGGCTCCGCCGCCGTTCATTCGGGGAACGTGACGATGCCGGTAGACTTCACTCTGGGGCTCACTGGGTATTCCTGTGGAGACCCCTTCAAGGTCCCGCCGAGCAAGTTCTCCGAGGACAACGGCCGCCGGCGGACTCAAGCTCTTG CGACGTACAATGTGATATGTTCGTACTCCCAGTTTCGAGCGGCGACTACGCCGACATGCTGCGTTTCCTTGTCGGCGTTCTACAATGAGAGCATTGTCCCATGCCCGATGTGCAGCTGCGGCTGCCAGGGACTGTCCGGACCAAAATGCGTCAA GCCTGGTGATTCTCCGGCGGTGTTGCAGCTACCCCACGAAGCTCCGGCGCCGCTGGTGCGGTGTACCCGCCACATGTGCCCAATAAGAGTGCATTGGCATGTGAAACTGAACTACAGGGAGTACTGGCGGGTCAAAATCACAGTGACCAATCTGAATTACGCACAGAACTACAGCCAATGGAACTTGGTGGTGTTGCATCCCAGTCTGCATACTGTGAGTCAAGTCTTTAGCTTCAACTACAAGCCGCTCAACCAGTACGGCCATATCA ATGATACTGGAATGTTTTATGGGATTCAGTACTACAATGACATGTTGCTGCAAGCAGGGGATAATGGGAATGTGCAAACGGAGATGTTACTGAAGAAAGAAGGATCCAATTTCACTTTCCAGGAAGGATGGGCTTTTCCCAGGAAAATTTCATTCAACGGGGAGGACTGTGTCATGCCGCCACCAGACAACTATCCCGGCGTCCCAAGCACTGCTCATCTTGGCGCACCCCCAGCAGCATTTAGCATCACATGCACATCATTCATGTCCCTGTTACTGCTACTTGTGGCATATGTTCCTAACTAG
- the LOC127809729 gene encoding uncharacterized protein At4g06598 gives MANVKGSSNIKNVIYNGKHPLLPPKSPFPTTAPSYVDYISSPAIGPKGIAKPREINSHHQRTSSESFLMEEQPSWLDELLNEPETPVRKGGHRRSSSDSFTYVDVVNASPIDYVPQDGQKYKNLISAPSWGSQDYEHYKDVQHDSFYAEPKSLGKSKNLAWDLSLSTKARPSALPSGRDIQSSGSSCVPQELEQVSSTDTEKQDLAESGLHDPKAASERKDPSHAKPSASEADTKRAKQQYAQRSRVRKLQYIAELEGNVQALQAKGSETSAELEFLNQQNLILSMENKALKKRLDGLAQEQLIKYLEHEVLERELGRLRALYQQQQQQQEQQPPSSGHRRTNSRDLDSQFAKLSMKHKDNSSGRVPISGPLHI, from the exons ATGGCAAATGTCAAGGGGTCATCGAACATTAAAAATGTGATTTATAATGGAAAGCACCCTTTACTTCCTCCTAAAAGTCCATTTCCAACTACTGCTCCATCATATGTTGATTACATATCTAGTCCTGCTATTGGACCAAAAGGCATTGCAAAGCCAAGAGAGATAAATTCACACCACCAACGCACTTCCTCTGAGAGTTTTCTAATGGAGGAGCAACCTTCATGGCTGGATGAACTCCTTAATGAGCCAGAAACGCCTGTACGGAAAGGAGGCCATCGGCGTTCATCGAGCGACTCTTTTACATATGTAGATGTTGTTAATGCTTCTCCCATAGATTACGTGCCTCAAGATGGgcagaaatataaaaatttgatttcaGCGCCTTCATGGGGATCCCAAGACTATGAACATTACAAAGATGTGCAGCATGATTCTTTCTACGCAGAACCGAAGTCTTTGGGAAAATCGAAGAATCTAGCATGGGATCTGTCTTTGAGTACAAAGGCACGCCCAAGTGCCCTTCCTTCTGGTAGAGACATTCAAAGCTCAGGTTCATCATGTGTTCCACAGGAATTAGAACAGGTTTCATCTACAGACACTGAAAAGCAGGATTTAGCTGAGTCAGGCCTGCATGATCCCAAAGCTGCTTCAGAGAGAAAAGATCCTTCTCATGCTAAGCCTTCTGCATCTGAAGCAGATACAAAACGTGCTAAGCA GCAATATGCTCAACGTTCACGGGTCCGGAAGCTTCAGTACATAGCTGAGCTGGAAGGGAATGTCCAAGCTTTACAGGCAA AGGGATCAGAAACATCAGCTGAGCTTGAATTTCTCAACCAGCAGAATCTGATTCTGAGCATGGAGAACAAGGCCCTCAAGAAACGGTTAGATGGTCTAGCCCAGGAGCAGCTTATTAAGTACT TGGAGCATGAAGTACTAGAGAGAGAACTTGGAAGGCTGCGAGCCCTGTatcagcagcagcaacaacagcAGGAACAGCAACCACCATCTTCTGGCCATAGACGCACCAACAGTAGAGACCTTGATTCACAGTTTGCGAAGCTTTCGATGAAACACAAGGATAACAGTTCTGGCCGCGTCCCCATATCTGGTCCACTTCACATATGA